The Cololabis saira isolate AMF1-May2022 chromosome 20, fColSai1.1, whole genome shotgun sequence genome includes a window with the following:
- the LOC133420878 gene encoding ADP-ribosylation factor-like protein 2 yields the protein MVDEINVLKKIFFCQIVKSTSVGEYHAHAYLSSLQRLAGATLLVFANKQDLPGALSKEAIKEALALDEIKNHHWCIMGCSAITGENLLAGIDWMLDDIAARIFTAD from the exons atggtggatgagattaatgtgttgaaaaag atctttttttgtcaaattgTGAAAAGCACATCTGTTGGTGAATACCATGCACATGCATACTTGTCCTCCCTGCAGAGGTTAGCTGGTGCAACGCTGCTGGTGTTTGCCAACAAACAGGATTTACCAGGAGCGTTGTCCAAAGAAGCCATCAAAGAG GCCCTGGCCCTGGATGAGATCAAGAACCATCACTGGTGCATCATGGGTTGCAGTGCAATCACAGGAGAAAACTTGCTAGCTGGAATAGACTGGATGCTGGATGATATTGCTGCGAGGATATTCACCGCCGACTGA